The Streptomyces griseiscabiei genome includes a window with the following:
- a CDS encoding protein kinase domain-containing protein, with product MDEYAGRVLADRYRLPLPPSDEYEIASELRAFDTYSGQEVLVRQVPLPEVVEAEVLDADGLPEGYVARDGGGRRGTARTTRRSTDPAVRRAIEAAQAAAQIPDHPRLDQVFDVFAEGGSLWIVSELVSARTLEALLAEQVLTPYRAAEVASDVLTALRALHAHGWVHRNITARTVLVCDDGRVMLTGLAVGAAEEALCGYDPVPAREFEDTPPAGSAGAPAPGPGGSRADAIARREPVPPGGSGGTFGGSRGGGPGAAVGPGASGGPGGSAGVVGDPEAARRAAIEARAGSSAAPGANPSGGQRALESGGDARAARAGAIAAYRAGARAAARVQDDQRGGPGTALPAQRPAPQDGASTAAGVGRDGGATRPVPLHHIADPYGVLANGGATSAWHGALPRGGTATPGGSTVGEAGDGGGPLDGASSTLDRRDDGFPVDGDGGRAHGSGVHRDPMTGVGTRAETARGAGAGALGPGGAAAPDGAADAVPWDGTGVRDVPRRGPATALAAERARQARMAVVGPVTERWAPEQAGPVHENWQLAAPIGPATDLWALGALLFRAVQGHAPYPEENTAELVQMVCAEPPAFAEECGPLRPVVESLLRQDPTERLDFEELRGWLRSLVRSAPEPEAGTHVVPAPPVDARRLPIVRRRGELVRRRRAGLPATSAHARHKRTREKPPQPRKLGRNLLLLILLALVAAITYAMVFMPKATPSSQGGDTGSRTESAGQPSTEPEASSESRPDQNANSPDGGEQGQSGASPSPSESSGSTQTQTGDPEVAQGFTLRKDTEGFQVAVASGWDRSAANGRGQVVYSQGEFELILVPGRDSAKTYGGDPLKYQREDERELQPFRDSSWATSTGMRLVEVGGVTSAEGQFTWQDSEGRGVFVRNLAILLDGRYHVVQLRGPEAERDEVTRLYEQAAATYRVTD from the coding sequence GTGGACGAATACGCGGGGCGAGTGCTCGCCGACCGCTATCGCCTGCCGCTGCCGCCCTCCGACGAGTACGAGATCGCCTCCGAGCTGCGGGCCTTCGACACCTACAGCGGACAGGAAGTCCTGGTACGGCAGGTGCCGTTGCCCGAGGTCGTCGAGGCGGAGGTGCTCGACGCCGACGGACTGCCCGAGGGGTACGTGGCCCGGGACGGCGGCGGCCGACGGGGCACGGCGCGGACCACCCGCCGGTCCACGGACCCGGCCGTACGGCGGGCCATCGAGGCGGCGCAGGCCGCCGCGCAGATCCCCGACCATCCGCGGCTCGACCAGGTCTTCGACGTGTTCGCCGAGGGCGGCTCGTTGTGGATAGTGAGCGAACTGGTGTCCGCACGGACGCTGGAGGCGCTCCTCGCCGAGCAGGTGCTGACCCCGTACCGCGCGGCCGAGGTCGCCTCCGACGTGCTCACCGCGCTGCGGGCGCTGCACGCCCATGGCTGGGTCCACCGCAACATCACCGCTCGTACGGTGCTGGTCTGCGACGACGGCCGGGTGATGCTGACCGGGCTGGCGGTCGGGGCGGCGGAAGAGGCCTTGTGCGGCTACGACCCGGTGCCCGCGCGGGAGTTCGAGGACACGCCGCCCGCAGGGTCCGCCGGAGCGCCTGCCCCGGGGCCCGGCGGGAGTCGGGCCGACGCGATCGCACGGCGGGAGCCGGTGCCGCCCGGCGGGAGCGGCGGTACGTTCGGCGGGTCCCGTGGCGGTGGGCCCGGTGCGGCTGTCGGGCCCGGTGCGTCGGGTGGGCCCGGGGGGTCGGCCGGCGTGGTCGGGGATCCCGAGGCCGCCCGGCGGGCCGCGATAGAGGCGCGGGCGGGCAGCTCGGCGGCTCCGGGCGCGAACCCCTCCGGGGGGCAGCGCGCGCTGGAGTCCGGCGGGGACGCCCGTGCGGCGCGGGCGGGTGCGATCGCGGCGTATCGCGCGGGTGCGCGGGCCGCGGCCCGGGTGCAGGACGACCAGCGGGGCGGGCCGGGCACGGCGTTGCCCGCGCAGCGGCCGGCGCCCCAGGACGGCGCGAGCACGGCGGCGGGCGTGGGGCGGGACGGCGGGGCGACCCGCCCGGTGCCGCTGCACCACATCGCCGACCCCTACGGCGTCCTCGCGAACGGCGGTGCCACCAGCGCCTGGCACGGCGCGCTGCCGCGCGGCGGGACGGCCACGCCCGGCGGCAGCACCGTCGGCGAGGCGGGCGACGGCGGTGGACCGCTCGACGGCGCCTCGTCCACGCTCGACCGTCGTGACGACGGCTTCCCCGTGGACGGCGACGGCGGCCGGGCGCACGGGAGCGGTGTCCACCGGGACCCCATGACGGGCGTCGGCACACGTGCCGAGACCGCGCGGGGGGCCGGGGCCGGTGCCCTCGGGCCCGGTGGCGCGGCGGCCCCGGATGGTGCGGCGGACGCCGTGCCCTGGGACGGCACGGGTGTCAGGGACGTTCCCCGGCGCGGACCGGCCACCGCGCTCGCCGCCGAGCGGGCGCGGCAGGCGAGGATGGCGGTGGTCGGGCCGGTCACCGAGCGCTGGGCGCCGGAGCAGGCCGGGCCGGTGCACGAGAACTGGCAGTTGGCGGCACCGATCGGTCCGGCGACGGACCTGTGGGCGCTCGGGGCACTGCTGTTCCGTGCCGTGCAGGGGCACGCCCCCTACCCGGAGGAGAACACCGCCGAGCTGGTGCAGATGGTGTGCGCGGAGCCGCCCGCGTTCGCCGAGGAGTGCGGGCCGCTGCGGCCGGTCGTGGAGTCGCTGCTGCGGCAGGACCCCACCGAGCGGCTGGACTTCGAGGAGCTGCGCGGCTGGCTGCGCTCCCTGGTGCGCTCCGCGCCCGAACCCGAGGCCGGTACGCATGTGGTGCCCGCGCCGCCCGTGGACGCCAGGCGGCTGCCGATCGTCCGGCGCCGGGGCGAACTCGTCCGCAGGCGCCGGGCCGGGCTCCCCGCGACCAGCGCGCACGCCCGCCACAAGCGCACCCGTGAGAAGCCCCCACAGCCCCGCAAGCTCGGCCGGAACCTGCTTCTGCTGATCCTGCTCGCACTGGTCGCGGCGATCACGTACGCCATGGTGTTCATGCCGAAGGCCACGCCGAGCAGTCAGGGCGGTGACACCGGCAGCCGTACGGAGAGCGCCGGGCAGCCGAGTACGGAGCCGGAGGCGAGCAGCGAATCCCGGCCCGACCAGAACGCGAACTCGCCCGACGGCGGTGAGCAGGGGCAGAGCGGGGCGAGCCCGTCGCCGTCGGAGTCGTCCGGCTCGACGCAGACGCAGACCGGGGACCCCGAGGTCGCCCAGGGGTTCACCCTGCGCAAGGACACCGAGGGCTTCCAGGTCGCCGTCGCCAGCGGCTGGGACCGCAGCGCCGCGAACGGACGCGGCCAGGTCGTCTACTCCCAGGGCGAGTTCGAGCTGATCCTCGTCCCCGGGCGGGACAGCGCCAAGACGTACGGCGGCGATCCGCTGAAGTACCAGCGGGAGGACGAGCGCGAACTGCAGCCGTTCCGGGACTCGTCCTGGGCCACGTCCACCGGCATGCGGCTGGTCGAGGTGGGCGGGGTGACCTCGGCGGAGGGGCAGTTCACCTGGCAGGACTCCGAGGGGCGCGGCGTCTTCGTACGGAATCTCGCGATACTCCTCGACGGGCGGTACCACGTGGTGCAGTTGCGCGGGCCGGAGGCCGAGCGGGACGAGGTCACGCGGCTGTACGAGCAGGCGGCGGCCACATACCGGGTGACCGACTAG
- a CDS encoding serine/threonine-protein kinase, producing the protein MQGRLLAERYRLVDTIGSGGMGRVWRAHDEVLHRAVAIKELTAALYVSENEQAILLRRTRAEARAAARINHSAVVTVHDVLEHDNRPWIVMELVEGVSLADAVRDRGRVEAREAARIGMWVLRALRAAHRAGVLHRDVKPGNVLIAEDGRVMLTDFGIAQVEGDTTITRTGEIVGSVDYIAPERVRGQEPGPASDLWSLGATLYTAVEGKSPFRRTTPLTTMQAVVSEEAAEPVAAGPLGPVITALLCKDPAVRPGPDEAEQMLAEAAEGRRPREAQAFVATQRRAGGGEGPEGSGGAGVAGVDGGVGGVGVAGGPGGPVGPGGSGASAGAGASDGSGGGAHGAAPGTAGGSGAWGSGRSTVGAASGGGGHAGGVFDGGSGTPVAPVPGGWQQPAAGPAAAAGPVGGPVARGGKRRGWGRRAAVVLLLAALVGGGGAVALHYADGWSTGSGSSGGEDGAGGGDQAADGVPEGWERVEDPEGFSLALPKGWKRQVKGSQIDYTPDGGEHFLRIAVDDSPDFDSPYHHQLDLEEQVRTRADYRKVSLKENVYRDRPGALWDFTWTAREQDSDFPGPRRAIEQMYLSRDGVEYTIYISSPVADWKTAETQFYAVLRSWRAPQT; encoded by the coding sequence ATGCAGGGCCGGCTCCTCGCGGAGCGCTACCGGCTCGTCGACACCATCGGCAGCGGCGGTATGGGCCGCGTCTGGCGTGCGCACGATGAGGTGCTGCACCGGGCCGTCGCCATCAAGGAGTTGACGGCCGCTCTCTATGTCTCGGAGAACGAGCAGGCCATCCTGTTGCGGCGGACCCGGGCGGAGGCGCGGGCGGCGGCGCGGATCAACCACTCGGCCGTCGTCACCGTGCACGACGTGCTGGAGCACGACAACCGGCCGTGGATCGTCATGGAGTTGGTCGAGGGCGTCTCCCTGGCCGACGCGGTCAGGGACCGGGGGCGCGTCGAGGCGCGTGAGGCGGCGCGGATCGGGATGTGGGTGCTGCGCGCGCTGCGGGCCGCCCACCGGGCCGGTGTACTGCACCGCGATGTGAAGCCGGGGAACGTGCTGATCGCCGAGGACGGGCGCGTCATGCTGACCGACTTCGGCATCGCGCAGGTCGAGGGCGACACGACGATCACCCGGACCGGCGAGATCGTCGGCTCCGTCGACTACATCGCCCCCGAGCGGGTGCGCGGGCAGGAGCCCGGGCCCGCCTCCGATCTGTGGTCGCTGGGGGCCACGCTGTACACGGCGGTGGAGGGGAAGTCGCCGTTCCGGCGCACCACTCCGCTCACCACCATGCAGGCCGTGGTGAGCGAGGAGGCCGCGGAGCCCGTGGCGGCCGGCCCGTTGGGGCCCGTCATCACCGCGCTGCTGTGCAAGGACCCGGCCGTACGGCCCGGCCCCGACGAGGCCGAGCAGATGCTCGCGGAGGCGGCGGAGGGGCGACGGCCGCGGGAGGCACAGGCGTTCGTGGCTACTCAGCGGCGGGCGGGGGGCGGGGAAGGGCCGGAGGGCTCGGGTGGTGCTGGTGTCGCTGGTGTTGATGGTGGGGTCGGCGGTGTCGGTGTCGCTGGTGGTCCTGGTGGTCCGGTTGGTCCTGGTGGTTCAGGTGCTTCCGCTGGTGCGGGTGCTTCGGACGGTTCAGGTGGGGGTGCTCACGGAGCGGCCCCGGGTACGGCGGGCGGGTCCGGGGCGTGGGGGTCCGGGCGTTCCACCGTGGGGGCGGCTTCGGGCGGCGGGGGGCATGCGGGCGGCGTCTTCGACGGCGGTTCCGGCACCCCGGTCGCGCCGGTGCCGGGCGGTTGGCAGCAGCCTGCCGCCGGTCCGGCCGCTGCCGCCGGTCCGGTCGGCGGTCCTGTGGCGCGGGGCGGGAAGCGGCGCGGGTGGGGTCGTAGGGCCGCGGTCGTCCTGCTGCTGGCCGCACTGGTCGGCGGTGGTGGTGCCGTCGCGCTGCACTACGCGGACGGGTGGAGTACGGGGAGCGGCTCCTCGGGCGGAGAGGACGGCGCGGGCGGCGGGGATCAGGCGGCCGACGGCGTGCCCGAGGGGTGGGAACGGGTCGAGGACCCGGAGGGTTTCAGCCTTGCTCTGCCCAAGGGGTGGAAGCGGCAGGTGAAGGGGTCGCAGATCGACTACACACCGGACGGCGGAGAGCACTTCCTGCGGATCGCCGTGGACGACTCGCCGGACTTCGACAGCCCCTACCACCACCAGCTCGATCTGGAGGAGCAGGTCAGGACGCGGGCGGACTACCGGAAGGTGAGCCTGAAGGAGAACGTCTACCGCGACCGGCCGGGCGCGCTGTGGGACTTCACCTGGACCGCGCGGGAGCAGGACTCGGACTTCCCCGGTCCGCGCCGGGCGATCGAGCAGATGTATCTCTCGCGGGACGGTGTCGAGTACACGATCTACATCTCCTCGCCCGTGGCGGACTGGAAGACGGCGGAGACACAGTTCTACGCGGTCCTCCGCAGCTGGCGGGCCCCGCAGACGTGA
- a CDS encoding serine/threonine-protein kinase, producing the protein MGTEGENVRVIAGRYRLEARIGRGGMGIVWRATDQLLGRQVAVKELSLDDSLPEERSRQRRERTLREARAVARLGHPHIIVVHDVVEQDERPYIVMELIDGGSLAERIEEHGPVDAREAARIGIALLGALRRAHDSGVLHRDLKPANVLMEAGTDRVVLTDFGIAQVAGATTLTESGSFVGSPEYTAPERMSGVRTGPESDLWSLGALLCAVLSGESPFRRDSLGGILHAVVFDEIRPPPQAAPLLPVVRGLLERDPDLRLDAVEAERLLRAFRETGRTPRTTKGPRASAGYTPTRRDVPRPGWDAQRTAAAAAAAPGAGAEDAVPTGQAPPGPPASGPVVSLPEQPVRQRQHSARSVLVAAALVAAMAGAGVSAAALLMRGGGAGGGTPGSSAPETPGASSTADRPGRPGESGEPGQSGAPASPSASGTSGTPGSPSPSGGSGTSDATPTVTRSRAATAPTVPSGYRLAQDAQGFSLAVPDDFTREPQGERVFYMSPGQAIRIGVKLDDPEAGGPVGVMRRAHEKGPSTNPGYRDGRVGATTHDGRPAAFWEFTWDGFSAAEGPRHTYDLCWEQDGRLYDVWVSAPVGRVSEAKEYFDVAVDTFVRG; encoded by the coding sequence ATGGGGACCGAGGGGGAGAACGTCCGTGTCATAGCCGGGCGTTACCGGCTGGAGGCCAGGATCGGCCGCGGCGGTATGGGGATCGTGTGGCGCGCCACCGACCAGCTCCTCGGTCGGCAGGTGGCGGTCAAGGAACTCTCCCTCGACGACTCGCTCCCGGAGGAGCGGTCCCGGCAGCGGCGCGAGCGCACCCTGCGGGAGGCACGGGCGGTCGCCCGGCTCGGCCACCCGCACATCATCGTGGTGCACGACGTCGTCGAGCAGGACGAACGCCCCTACATCGTCATGGAGTTGATCGACGGCGGCTCGCTCGCGGAGCGGATCGAGGAGCACGGGCCCGTCGACGCCCGGGAGGCCGCGCGGATCGGGATCGCCCTGCTGGGCGCGCTGCGGCGGGCGCACGACTCCGGCGTCCTGCACCGCGACCTCAAACCGGCCAACGTCCTGATGGAGGCCGGTACCGACCGGGTCGTCCTCACCGACTTCGGGATCGCCCAGGTCGCCGGCGCGACCACGCTGACCGAGAGCGGTTCCTTCGTCGGCTCGCCCGAGTACACCGCCCCCGAGCGGATGTCCGGTGTCCGCACCGGGCCGGAGTCCGACCTGTGGTCGCTGGGCGCGCTGCTGTGCGCCGTGCTCAGCGGCGAATCGCCGTTCCGGCGCGACTCGTTGGGCGGCATCCTGCACGCCGTCGTCTTCGACGAGATCCGGCCGCCCCCGCAGGCCGCGCCGCTGCTCCCCGTCGTCCGGGGGCTGTTGGAGCGCGACCCGGACCTGCGGCTCGACGCGGTGGAGGCGGAGCGGCTGCTGCGGGCCTTCCGGGAGACCGGCCGGACACCGCGGACCACGAAGGGCCCGCGGGCCTCGGCCGGGTACACACCGACCCGGCGTGACGTGCCGCGCCCCGGGTGGGACGCGCAACGTACGGCCGCTGCGGCTGCGGCTGCCCCCGGGGCCGGGGCGGAGGACGCGGTGCCGACCGGGCAGGCCCCGCCGGGGCCGCCCGCCTCCGGACCCGTGGTGTCCCTGCCGGAGCAGCCCGTGCGGCAGCGGCAGCACTCCGCCCGGAGCGTGCTGGTCGCCGCCGCGCTGGTGGCGGCGATGGCCGGGGCCGGCGTGTCGGCGGCGGCGCTGCTCATGCGGGGAGGGGGCGCGGGCGGCGGTACGCCCGGCAGTTCGGCACCGGAGACACCGGGCGCGTCGAGTACGGCGGACCGGCCGGGCCGGCCCGGCGAGTCGGGTGAGCCGGGACAGTCCGGTGCGCCGGCCTCGCCGAGTGCCTCGGGTACGTCAGGTACCCCGGGTTCGCCGAGCCCTTCGGGCGGGTCCGGGACCTCCGACGCCACGCCCACCGTCACGCGTTCGCGGGCGGCCACCGCGCCGACCGTGCCCTCGGGGTACCGGCTGGCCCAGGACGCCCAGGGCTTCAGTCTCGCGGTGCCGGACGACTTCACCCGGGAGCCGCAGGGGGAGCGGGTCTTCTACATGTCCCCGGGGCAGGCGATCCGTATCGGCGTCAAGCTCGACGACCCGGAGGCGGGCGGCCCCGTCGGGGTGATGCGGCGCGCCCACGAGAAGGGGCCCTCCACGAACCCCGGGTACCGCGACGGCCGGGTCGGCGCGACCACGCACGACGGACGGCCCGCGGCGTTCTGGGAGTTCACCTGGGACGGCTTCAGCGCGGCGGAGGGGCCCCGGCACACCTACGACCTGTGCTGGGAGCAGGACGGACGGCTGTACGACGTGTGGGTGTCGGCGCCGGTCGGGAGGGTGAGCGAGGCGAAGGAGTACTTCGACGTGGCGGTGGACACGTTCGTCCGCGGCTGA
- a CDS encoding serine/threonine-protein kinase, which produces MSSNGGAPYGSGQGPGYGPDEPTSFGLQPPRPTAPYPGNPYARPASEAARPAPAPAAATQPQAAHPSPSPQAAPPSPHPEAAPPPPDPQAVEPSPDPRVGRLIAGRYRLLAKLGHGGMGTVWRAQDETVDREVAVKEPRVPDHLPDRERANAFERMRREARAAARLDHPSVVNVHDVAVVDGQPWIVMELVRGRSLGDALQEGTLGVRDAARIGLDVLGALEAAHAAGILHRDVKPDNVLLGRHDRVVLTDFGIAQIEGETNLTDTGGFVGSPEYIAPERVLGQRPGPASDLWSLGVVLYAATEGVSPFRRSNTPATLQSVLNATPAAPASATGPLAEAINGLLQKDPARRPSAARVRELLETAANPPAPAPVQPAQTIAGPRAENPKGIRIGARTLAGVGAAVVAVAVAGLGVLGVAAAVTAYVVIADPFAGPLPDGWKQRDLGTKVAASVGVPGDFVKDRFAPDETDGTFAQYSDPSGLIRINVDRDVKRDDKENEIPGVALDRAYADWELVKDGEYSLDVADDPAPKGRPQEARFQDHEAAENTIRYTTTDSLAPRLREARVLYYRADNGDMYRIWIDYPGKGHFTEQGREIARTAITNLKLDHM; this is translated from the coding sequence ATGAGCAGCAACGGGGGCGCCCCTTACGGATCCGGGCAGGGGCCCGGCTACGGACCCGACGAGCCGACGAGTTTCGGACTGCAACCGCCGCGGCCGACCGCACCGTACCCGGGGAACCCGTACGCGCGACCGGCCTCGGAAGCGGCGCGCCCGGCCCCGGCCCCGGCCGCGGCGACGCAGCCGCAGGCCGCCCACCCCTCACCGTCCCCGCAGGCCGCACCGCCCTCGCCGCACCCGGAGGCCGCGCCGCCCCCGCCGGACCCGCAGGCCGTGGAGCCCTCGCCGGACCCCCGTGTCGGGCGGCTGATCGCGGGGCGTTACCGGCTGCTCGCCAAGCTCGGTCATGGCGGTATGGGCACGGTGTGGCGGGCGCAGGACGAGACGGTGGACCGCGAGGTCGCCGTCAAGGAGCCCCGCGTACCGGACCATCTTCCCGACCGCGAACGGGCCAACGCCTTCGAGCGGATGCGTCGCGAGGCCCGTGCGGCGGCCCGGCTCGATCATCCGTCGGTCGTGAACGTGCATGACGTGGCGGTCGTGGACGGCCAGCCGTGGATCGTGATGGAGCTGGTGCGGGGGCGCTCGCTGGGCGACGCGCTCCAGGAGGGCACCCTCGGGGTGCGTGACGCGGCGAGAATCGGCCTCGACGTGCTCGGCGCGCTGGAGGCCGCGCACGCGGCGGGCATCCTGCACCGGGACGTCAAGCCGGACAACGTCCTCCTCGGCCGCCACGACCGGGTCGTCCTCACCGACTTCGGCATCGCCCAGATCGAGGGCGAGACCAATCTGACGGACACCGGCGGCTTCGTCGGCTCGCCCGAGTACATCGCCCCCGAGCGGGTGTTGGGCCAGCGGCCGGGCCCCGCGTCGGACCTCTGGTCGCTCGGCGTCGTCCTCTACGCCGCCACCGAGGGCGTGTCGCCCTTCCGGCGCAGCAACACGCCCGCGACCCTGCAGTCCGTGCTCAACGCCACGCCCGCGGCCCCCGCCTCGGCCACCGGCCCGCTCGCCGAGGCCATCAACGGCCTGCTGCAGAAGGACCCGGCGCGCCGGCCGAGCGCCGCCCGGGTCCGCGAGTTGCTGGAGACGGCCGCCAACCCGCCGGCGCCCGCGCCCGTCCAACCGGCCCAGACCATCGCCGGGCCCCGGGCGGAGAACCCCAAGGGCATCAGGATCGGGGCCAGGACCCTCGCCGGGGTCGGCGCGGCGGTCGTCGCGGTGGCGGTCGCCGGGCTCGGTGTGCTGGGCGTGGCGGCGGCGGTGACGGCCTATGTGGTGATCGCCGACCCCTTCGCGGGACCGCTCCCGGACGGCTGGAAGCAGCGGGACCTCGGTACGAAGGTCGCCGCGAGCGTCGGCGTGCCCGGGGACTTCGTGAAGGACAGGTTCGCACCGGACGAGACCGACGGCACGTTCGCGCAGTACAGCGACCCCAGTGGGCTGATCCGGATCAACGTCGACCGGGACGTCAAGAGGGACGACAAGGAGAACGAGATCCCGGGGGTCGCGCTGGACAGGGCGTACGCCGACTGGGAGTTGGTCAAGGACGGCGAGTACTCGCTGGACGTCGCCGACGATCCCGCGCCGAAGGGGCGGCCGCAGGAGGCGAGGTTCCAGGACCACGAGGCCGCCGAGAACACGATCAGGTACACGACCACGGACAGCCTGGCCCCGCGCCTGCGGGAGGCGCGGGTCCTGTACTACAGGGCGGACAACGGAGACATGTACCGGATCTGGATCGACTATCCGGGCAAGGGGCACTTCACCGAGCAGGGCCGTGAGATCGCCCGTACGGCCATCACGAACCTGAAGCTCGACCACATGTAG
- a CDS encoding glycosyltransferase family 4 protein → MKISFLLHNAYAIGGTIRSTLNLAGALAARHEVEIVSVLRTADRPQLGLSAKVRLVPLVDERPDARTYDGGHELMSRPSALVPPDEVLAHRYTALTDERLRAFLDSTDADVLVATRPALVVLLAEHGPRHAVRIGQEHLTYDNHVPGVREAQNAAIARLDAFVTVSERDAADHRRRLPGPRTRITNIANAAPRSTAEPSDLRAPLVIAAGRLYPVKRYDLLIEAFAKVVAERPEWRLRIYGKGPERANLRTAIDTSGLNDHVFLMGPYASLDAEWAKASVAVVSSEWESFGMTILEAMHAGVPVVATDCPHGPGEIITDGTDGLLVPPSDPNALATGLLRLIDDPGLRERLGTAGRTTVQRYAPRTVAAEYERLIAELREARTPATVRLRRRLRGALGTLLPGTGRTPAKAAVTAGAATPVPANSTAGHAEPSPLRPKAGCRIDPRDGGVRISVTGPGVSDTPDAPTSGPGPAPTPALTLVLRRRHADASGDKVRVPLERAAPDQAKSPWTATLNRDALPLAEGRWDLHVERAGDGVRRRVRAGLVEQRGLLTARVPDGAPVAWWIPYTTKDGYLALRAFRRPAHAEVTALPVGDGSIAVEGVLHGAALGADATLVGVARGEDMAGLTAPVTATGGHGFHTQLTSLPDPVGPDKVIWDLFLRPAPDADPIRLGRLFDDIVDRKDTDKYPAVTMTTPGGASPQARFFFTVTNDLAVALS, encoded by the coding sequence ATGAAGATCAGCTTCCTGCTGCACAACGCGTACGCCATCGGCGGCACCATCCGCTCCACCCTCAACCTGGCCGGTGCCCTGGCGGCCCGCCACGAGGTCGAGATCGTCTCGGTCTTACGCACCGCCGACCGCCCCCAGCTCGGCCTGAGCGCCAAGGTCCGGCTGGTCCCGCTCGTCGACGAACGCCCCGACGCACGCACGTACGACGGTGGCCACGAGCTGATGTCCCGGCCCTCCGCCCTCGTCCCGCCCGACGAGGTCCTGGCCCACCGCTACACCGCGCTCACCGACGAACGGCTGCGCGCCTTCCTCGACTCCACCGACGCGGACGTCCTCGTCGCGACCCGCCCGGCACTCGTCGTCCTCCTCGCCGAGCACGGACCGCGCCACGCCGTGCGCATCGGGCAGGAGCATCTGACGTACGACAACCACGTACCCGGCGTGCGCGAGGCGCAGAACGCGGCGATCGCGCGCCTGGACGCGTTCGTCACCGTCTCCGAGCGGGACGCCGCCGACCACCGCCGCCGGCTGCCGGGACCGCGCACCCGGATCACGAACATCGCCAACGCCGCGCCCCGCTCGACGGCCGAACCCTCCGATCTGCGGGCCCCGTTGGTGATCGCCGCCGGGCGTCTGTACCCGGTCAAGCGCTACGACCTGCTCATCGAGGCCTTCGCCAAGGTCGTCGCCGAACGCCCCGAGTGGCGGTTACGGATCTACGGCAAGGGCCCGGAGCGCGCGAACCTGCGCACCGCGATCGACACCTCGGGTCTCAACGACCACGTCTTCCTGATGGGTCCGTACGCCTCCCTGGACGCCGAGTGGGCCAAGGCCTCCGTCGCCGTGGTCAGTTCGGAATGGGAGTCGTTCGGCATGACCATCCTGGAGGCCATGCACGCCGGGGTCCCCGTGGTCGCCACCGACTGCCCGCACGGCCCCGGCGAGATCATCACCGACGGCACCGACGGCCTCCTCGTCCCCCCGTCCGACCCGAACGCCCTCGCCACGGGCCTGCTCCGCCTCATCGACGACCCCGGTCTGCGCGAGCGCCTCGGCACCGCGGGCCGCACCACCGTCCAGCGGTACGCGCCGCGCACCGTCGCCGCCGAGTACGAGCGGCTGATCGCCGAACTCCGGGAGGCGCGCACACCGGCGACGGTGCGCCTGCGCCGCCGGTTACGAGGGGCACTGGGCACCCTGCTCCCCGGCACCGGGCGGACCCCGGCGAAAGCCGCGGTCACAGCCGGGGCCGCGACCCCCGTGCCCGCGAACTCCACCGCCGGACACGCCGAGCCGAGCCCCCTGCGCCCGAAGGCCGGCTGCCGGATCGACCCGCGGGACGGCGGCGTACGGATCTCGGTCACCGGGCCCGGGGTGTCCGACACGCCCGACGCCCCCACCTCCGGCCCCGGCCCCGCCCCCACCCCCGCCCTCACCCTCGTCCTGCGCCGGCGCCACGCCGACGCCTCCGGCGACAAGGTCCGCGTCCCCCTGGAGCGTGCGGCCCCGGACCAGGCGAAGAGCCCCTGGACGGCCACGCTGAACCGGGACGCCCTGCCCCTGGCGGAGGGCCGCTGGGATCTGCACGTCGAGCGGGCCGGGGACGGGGTACGGCGCCGGGTGCGGGCCGGACTGGTCGAGCAGCGGGGCCTGTTGACCGCCCGGGTCCCGGACGGGGCCCCGGTCGCCTGGTGGATCCCGTACACGACCAAGGACGGCTACCTCGCCCTGCGCGCCTTCCGCCGCCCCGCGCACGCGGAGGTCACCGCGCTGCCCGTCGGCGACGGCTCGATCGCGGTGGAGGGCGTCCTGCACGGGGCCGCACTCGGCGCGGACGCGACGCTGGTGGGCGTGGCCCGGGGCGAGGACATGGCCGGCCTCACGGCACCGGTGACGGCCACCGGCGGACACGGCTTCCACACACAACTGACGTCCCTGCCCGACCCCGTGGGCCCGGACAAGGTGATCTGGGACCTGTTCCTGCGCCCCGCCCCCGACGCCGACCCCATCCGTCTCGGCCGGCTGTTCGACGACATCGTGGACCGCAAGGACACCGACAAGTACCCGGCGGTGACCATGACCACCCCGGGCGGCGCCTCCCCCCAGGCCCGCTTCTTCTTCACGGTCACCAACGACCTGGCCGTCGCCCTGTCCTGA